Proteins encoded together in one Telopea speciosissima isolate NSW1024214 ecotype Mountain lineage chromosome 6, Tspe_v1, whole genome shotgun sequence window:
- the LOC122664992 gene encoding probable aquaporin TIP2-1: MVKLAFGSFGDSFTGSSLKSYLAEFIATLLFVFAGVGSAIAYSDLTSDAALAPAGLVAIALAHAFALFVGVSIAANISGGHLNPAVTFGLAVGGNITILTGIFYWVAQLLGSVVACFLLNFVTNGKAVPTHGVASGMSSIGGVVMEIVITFALVYTVYATAVDPKKGSLGTIAPIAIGFIVGANILAAGPFSGGSMNPARSFGPAIVSGNFAGNWIYWVGPLIGGGLAGVIYGDIFIGSYSPVSSQDYA, translated from the exons ATGGTGAAGTTGGCATTTGGAAGCTTTGGGGATTCCTTTACTGGTTCTTCCCTCAAGTCTTACTTAGCTGAGTTCATAGCCACTCTTCTTTTTGTCTTCGCTGGTGTTGGCTCCGCCATTGCTTACA GTGATCTTACATCAGATGCAGCGTTGGCGCCAGCTGGGCTGGTAGCAATAGCCTTAGCACATGCATTTGCATTGTTTGTTGGTGTTTCCATTGCAGCAAACATCTCAGGTGGTCACTTGAACCCAGCTGTCACCTTCGGATTGGCCGTCGGCGGTAACATCACCATCCTCACTGGTATCTTCTACTGGGTTGCCCAATTGCTCGGCTCCGTTGTCGCCTGCTTCCTCCTCAACTTCGTCACCAATGgcaag GCCGTCCCAACTCACGGTGTTGCTTCTGGCATGTCTTCTATCGGCGGTGTCGTGATGGAGATCGTCATAACCTTCGCATTGGTATACACAGTCTATGCCACCGCGGTTGACCCGAAGAAGGGATCACTTGGGACAATTGCTCCGATCGCAATCGGCTTCATTGTGGGAGCAAACATCTTGGCTGCTGGTCCCTTCAGTGGTGGCTCAATGAACCCGGCTCGATCATTTGGACCGGCTATTGTAAGTGGAAACTTTGCAGGTAATTGGATCTACTGGGTTGGTCCACTCATTGGAGGTGGTTTGGCTGGAGTGATTTATGGTGACATCTTCATCGGATCTTATTCCCCTGTCTCCTCTCAAGACTATGCTTAA